GCAACTGGCGTAAGGCCGATGGAGGCGACCGTCCGCGCGGCTGTCGAAGCGTTGGGGCTTGGGGTCACCGCTTGCCGCCGAATGCCCGGTGGCTCGACCCTGCCCACCTGGCGGGTGGATACCCGGGACGGCCCGTTCGCCGTGAGGCTCTACCCCGCGTCCCTGGAGTGGGTGGCGCGCGGCATGGCCCGGCTCTCCGCAGTTCTGCGGGAGGCGGACTTTCCTGTGCCCGGCGTCGTCGCTGTTGTCAATGACCTGCCGGGCCATGTGGCCCTGATTCAGGAATGGCTGCCGGGCGTGACGTGTGGTGAAGCTCTGCGGCGCGGGCCGGAGCGGGCCTGGGACTGGGGTGTTCAGTTCGGCCAAGTCCACGCGCGGCTCCACGCCCTCCCCATCCCGCCCGAGGTCGAAGGCGAGGTCCCGCGGCTGGAGACCGGGCTGCCCGCCCCGGCACGGCCCGCCTGGCTGCATCTCGACTATCACCCGCTCAACGTGCTGGCCGAGGGTGGCCGGGTGAGTGCCGTCCTCGACTGGGAGAACGTGCGGCTGGGCGACGCCCGGGCGGATGTGGCGCGGACGCTGAGCATCCTGAGCGTCGATCCCGGGGTGTGGGGCGCGGGGCGGGAGGTGCGGCAAAGGTTGCGGACGTTCCGGCGGGGCTACCTGGCCGGATATGCCGCAAGCCTCATGAACGAATTGCCCCCCTTTCTCGCCTGGGCGGGGGAGTTCATGCTGCGGGACCGGGGGCCTCACTTCGCGGGGGCCGAGCTGGCCCCCGTGCGGCGGTGGTCGCGGTACTGGCGCCGCCGGGGCGGACCCTAGGCCGGGAGGCGGCCCTCCCCCTCCGCCACTTGGCCCATGTGCCCCTGACAACTCCCGCGCACACTGGTCCCATGACCACTCTTTCCCGCGCCGTGACCCCCTTCGACCCGGTGGCCGCGCCGCCAGAAGCGCGCCTCGCGGTCGGCCACCTGCTCACCGCTGCCCACCACTTCGCCTACCCCGAGGACCCGCCCCTCCTCCCCGCGCGGGAGGCGACCGGCCTCACCCACGTCACGCCCGGCGAGGTGCTGCGGCATTTCGTCGTGTGGGACGGCGAGCGGGCGCTCGGGTGGGCGAGCCTGGAGTACAGCGTCACCGAGAACCTGCACGCCGCCCACGCCCGGGTGGTCGTGCATCCCGACCACCGCCGCCGGGGCCTGGGGCGAGAGCTGGCCCGCGCCGTGGAAGGGGTGGCCCGCGAGGAGGGCCGCTCGGTCGTGACCTTCGGGACGAGCAGCCGGGCACCCGCCGGGGAGGCCTTCGCCCGCACCCTGAACGCGCAGCCCGCCCTGCCCATGCGCCAGAGCCAGCTCGACCTGACGGAAGTTCAGGACAGCCTGCTCGACGCCTGGACGGCCCGGCCACAGGGCGAGCCCTACCGCCTCCACCTCTGGGAGCGCGTGCCCGACGAGTTCCTGGCCCGCACCGCCGACATGATGATGGTGATGAATACCGCCCCGCGCGGCGACCTCGATGTGGAGGACTGGACGGTCACGCCCGAGATGATCCGCGCCTGGGAGGGCATGATCGCCGACTCCGGCGAGGTCCGGTACCTGATGGCCGCCGAGGACACCCGCACCGGGGACCTCGCCGGATATACCGAGGTCTTCTGGAGCCCCGAACGTGCCGCGCTGGTGTTCCAGGGCGCGACCGCCGTTCGCCCCTCGGCGCGCGGTCAGGGCCTGGGCAAGTGGCTCAAGGCGGCGATGCTGCGCCACGTCCGGGCGCACTGCCCCGGAGCCCGCTGGGTCCGCACCAACAACGCCGAGGAGAACGCCGCCATGCTGGGCATCAACGTCGCGCTGGGCTTCCAGCCCTGGGCGAGTTTCACCGAATGGCAGGTCCGGCTGGCCTGAGGGCCGAGTTCCCAAGTTCCCGGTGGCCCACCGCGTTCCCCAAAGGGTCCGGTGGGCTGTCCCTGTTGCCCG
This genomic interval from Deinococcus aerius contains the following:
- a CDS encoding phosphotransferase family protein; the encoded protein is MEATVRAAVEALGLGVTACRRMPGGSTLPTWRVDTRDGPFAVRLYPASLEWVARGMARLSAVLREADFPVPGVVAVVNDLPGHVALIQEWLPGVTCGEALRRGPERAWDWGVQFGQVHARLHALPIPPEVEGEVPRLETGLPAPARPAWLHLDYHPLNVLAEGGRVSAVLDWENVRLGDARADVARTLSILSVDPGVWGAGREVRQRLRTFRRGYLAGYAASLMNELPPFLAWAGEFMLRDRGPHFAGAELAPVRRWSRYWRRRGGP
- a CDS encoding GNAT family N-acetyltransferase translates to MTTLSRAVTPFDPVAAPPEARLAVGHLLTAAHHFAYPEDPPLLPAREATGLTHVTPGEVLRHFVVWDGERALGWASLEYSVTENLHAAHARVVVHPDHRRRGLGRELARAVEGVAREEGRSVVTFGTSSRAPAGEAFARTLNAQPALPMRQSQLDLTEVQDSLLDAWTARPQGEPYRLHLWERVPDEFLARTADMMMVMNTAPRGDLDVEDWTVTPEMIRAWEGMIADSGEVRYLMAAEDTRTGDLAGYTEVFWSPERAALVFQGATAVRPSARGQGLGKWLKAAMLRHVRAHCPGARWVRTNNAEENAAMLGINVALGFQPWASFTEWQVRLA